In Janthinobacterium sp. 67, a genomic segment contains:
- a CDS encoding LysE family translocator encodes MHLSNWLLFCSVALLVTFSPGPAVLLAISNAIAVGPRRAMISSMGNGFGLFIISGVAMAGMGVVLATSATAFMLLKLAGALYLVYLGIKQWRSKTSVVADAPVVAGAANPNSFWKLFRQGLTVALTNPKAILFFSALFPQFITPGEPVAIQFTVLTTSFVACAMLAHLFYANLARLLKTQLATPGRAKLFNRITGGAFVLLGLSLLRLRSKAA; translated from the coding sequence ATGCACCTCTCGAACTGGCTGCTTTTCTGCAGCGTCGCCCTGCTCGTCACGTTTTCTCCCGGCCCGGCCGTCTTGCTGGCCATCTCGAATGCCATCGCCGTCGGCCCGCGCCGCGCGATGATCAGCAGCATGGGCAATGGTTTTGGCCTGTTCATCATTTCCGGCGTGGCCATGGCCGGCATGGGCGTCGTGCTGGCCACCTCGGCCACGGCCTTCATGCTGCTGAAACTGGCTGGCGCCCTGTACCTCGTGTACCTGGGCATCAAGCAATGGCGCAGCAAGACCAGCGTCGTGGCCGATGCGCCCGTGGTGGCCGGCGCGGCGAATCCGAATTCGTTCTGGAAATTGTTCCGCCAGGGCTTGACGGTGGCGCTGACCAATCCGAAAGCCATCCTGTTCTTCTCGGCACTGTTCCCGCAATTCATCACGCCAGGCGAACCCGTGGCGATCCAGTTCACCGTGCTGACGACCTCGTTTGTCGCCTGCGCCATGCTGGCCCACTTGTTCTACGCCAACCTGGCGCGCCTGCTGAAAACCCAGTTGGCCACGCCGGGCCGCGCCAAGTTGTTCAACCGCATCACGGGCGGCGCCTTTGTCTTGCTGGGCCTGAGCCTGCTGCGCCTGCGCAGCAAGGCAGCGTAA
- a CDS encoding DUF6714 family protein, whose protein sequence is MNCSDNLSTATADAASLIACIEREFAGTQRAETSLRQFLLTDKYGMSEDISEREWAASGKERVDSIWQEIPDAEIEECEGLLAHMEAEEFLYYLPAYMRYAVAYHHRTSWETDVLGMTVHALSPFERNRDLRAHAIAKYAGFNAAQRQAVVLFLTFVAQVDESLSGQYALDALANYWQADTA, encoded by the coding sequence ATGAATTGTTCAGATAATTTATCGACAGCCACGGCCGATGCGGCCAGCCTGATCGCCTGCATTGAACGCGAGTTCGCTGGTACGCAGCGCGCGGAAACATCTTTGCGCCAATTTCTCTTGACGGATAAATACGGTATGTCGGAGGACATCAGCGAAAGGGAATGGGCTGCAAGTGGCAAGGAGCGAGTCGATTCGATCTGGCAAGAGATTCCCGATGCTGAAATCGAGGAGTGCGAAGGTTTGCTCGCCCATATGGAAGCTGAGGAATTTCTGTATTACTTGCCGGCATACATGCGCTACGCCGTGGCATATCATCATCGGACAAGCTGGGAAACAGATGTGCTTGGAATGACGGTGCATGCGCTTTCTCCGTTTGAACGGAACCGGGATTTGCGCGCGCATGCCATCGCGAAATACGCTGGCTTCAATGCGGCGCAAAGACAGGCCGTCGTGCTATTCCTGACGTTTGTCGCACAGGTGGATGAGAGCCTGTCCGGACAGTATGCCCTGGACGCCCTGGCAAATTACTGGCAAGCCGATACGGCATGA
- a CDS encoding EamA family transporter, with translation MTSPASTSSLPDSILLPSLAVLGGQISVNLGAAIAKNLFPVIGVEGITAYRVGFSALILLAIFRPWRYRLTRKDVLNLLVYGSVLGLMNLLIYRAFALIPIGIAVAIEVTGPLAVAMLSSRRPRDLLAVACAVFGLYLLLPLQGSPGSLDPVGVAYALGAALCWALYIIFGKRASTLQGGQAVAWGMTVAAMVTVPIGVAYSGTALLAPSIALTGLAIAMLSSALPYSLEIFALRRLPQGVFGMFSSAAPAVSALAAMVVLGELLSLTQWLAIACIVFASAMAALGAQGGKR, from the coding sequence ATGACCTCCCCCGCCTCGACCTCTTCCCTCCCCGACAGCATCCTGCTCCCTTCCCTGGCCGTACTGGGAGGGCAGATTTCCGTCAACCTGGGGGCGGCGATTGCGAAGAACCTGTTTCCCGTCATCGGCGTGGAAGGCATTACGGCGTACCGCGTGGGATTTTCCGCGCTGATCCTGCTGGCCATCTTCCGGCCGTGGCGATACCGCCTCACGCGCAAGGATGTGCTGAACCTGCTCGTCTACGGTTCCGTGCTGGGACTGATGAACTTGCTGATTTACCGGGCCTTTGCGCTGATACCGATCGGCATCGCGGTCGCCATCGAGGTCACGGGACCGCTGGCCGTCGCCATGCTGTCGTCGCGCCGGCCGCGCGATTTGCTGGCCGTCGCCTGCGCCGTGTTCGGCTTGTATCTGCTGTTGCCCCTGCAAGGCAGTCCGGGCAGCCTGGACCCCGTCGGCGTCGCGTATGCGCTGGGAGCGGCGCTGTGCTGGGCGCTGTACATCATCTTCGGCAAGCGCGCCTCGACCTTGCAGGGCGGCCAAGCCGTGGCCTGGGGCATGACGGTGGCTGCCATGGTAACGGTGCCCATCGGCGTCGCGTATTCGGGCACGGCACTGCTGGCGCCATCGATTGCGCTGACGGGCCTGGCCATCGCCATGCTGTCCAGCGCCCTGCCATACTCGCTGGAAATCTTTGCCCTGCGCCGCTTGCCGCAAGGCGTGTTCGGCATGTTCAGCAGCGCGGCGCCGGCCGTCAGCGCGCTGGCCGCCATGGTGGTGCTGGGAGAACTGCTGAGCCTGACGCAGTGGCTGGCCATCGCCTGCATCGTGTTCGCGTCGGCCATGGCGGCGCTGGGTGCACAGGGCGGCAAGCGTTAG
- a CDS encoding alpha/beta fold hydrolase, which translates to MHNSCHRVGHGPHAVIVLHGWFGDAHAFAPMEAALDGGAFSYVFMDNRGYGGMRGAAGTCSMDEVARDALALADALGFATFSVVGHSMGGMAMERLALLAPLRLRKLVAVAPVPSCGVALDGAARQLFLDASGNVDARRAIINRSTGERLPAAWLDWKAQYSWESADPAAFAAYFLAWSGTDFSEEIKAARVALPLLALVGEHDPRFDAALMRRTYLAWYPQARIEVLGNAGHYPMNETPLALAASIEAFLLQ; encoded by the coding sequence ATGCACAATAGCTGTCATCGCGTGGGCCATGGCCCCCACGCCGTCATCGTCCTGCACGGCTGGTTTGGCGACGCGCATGCGTTCGCGCCGATGGAAGCGGCCCTTGATGGCGGCGCTTTCAGCTATGTCTTCATGGACAATCGCGGCTACGGCGGCATGCGCGGCGCCGCAGGAACGTGCTCGATGGACGAGGTCGCCCGCGACGCGCTGGCCCTGGCCGATGCGCTGGGCTTTGCCACGTTCAGCGTGGTGGGACACTCGATGGGCGGCATGGCGATGGAACGGCTGGCCTTGCTGGCGCCCTTGCGCCTGCGCAAGCTCGTGGCCGTGGCGCCCGTGCCCAGCTGCGGCGTGGCGCTCGATGGGGCGGCGCGGCAACTGTTTCTTGACGCCAGCGGCAACGTCGATGCGCGGCGCGCCATCATCAACCGCAGCACGGGCGAACGCTTGCCAGCCGCCTGGCTGGACTGGAAGGCGCAGTATTCGTGGGAAAGTGCGGATCCGGCCGCGTTTGCTGCTTATTTCCTCGCGTGGAGCGGGACGGATTTCAGCGAAGAAATCAAGGCGGCGCGTGTGGCACTGCCCTTGCTGGCGCTGGTGGGGGAGCACGACCCGCGTTTTGATGCGGCCCTGATGCGCCGCACCTATCTGGCGTGGTACCCGCAAGCCCGGATCGAGGTGCTGGGCAATGCGGGACACTATCCGATGAATGAAACGCCGCTGGCCCTGGCGGCCAGCATCGAGGCGTTTTTACTACAGTAG
- a CDS encoding phytase — protein MNNIKKTVLCSALLAAFCLTGTAQAAPAQAVPSFTQEAEELARLPGGGWLTLDKHGLRLFNASGQEQDRIAVRAKQLDTRSDGGKVLAVFLDADTQRPLPVSVDVQAGKLNRLAPFPVPTFSVEASCLYRDAQQLDHLFLIGKDGQAEQWVMQGEQRSLVRKLALPPHAKHCRADDGAQRLLVSESNMGVWAYDADSEGMGKREVVALRKPYGQLDGGAGALAVLPGGVAVLDGKAEMLHLYSHQGSKWTAQPAQAVALNVRKGDSQLALDGNSLMLRGKSGWQARPLKWAGKAETSSAVAIIAPQAQTAPMARQGDAADDPAIWLASDPANVRILGTNKKQGLLVYDLQGKQTQLLEVGRLNNVDVRQNIQLGGGKVDLAVATQRDDNSMMLFTIDAAGVVAEAGRFPTGLKSIYGMCLYQPASGGVQAFINDKDGTFQQYKIDMSGKQFSATLLRSFKVATQPEGCVADDANARLFLGEETRGIWTTSADAAKPDALAMVLPVGQHLTADVEGMAIYRQPEAKANTGYLIVSSQGDSSYVVLDAQAPYKVRGRFKVGFNLPAGIDGTSETDGLDVTSANLGGAYAQGMLVIQDGYKRLPDGPQNFKYVAWRDVAKALKLD, from the coding sequence ATGAATAACATAAAAAAAACCGTACTCTGCAGCGCTTTGCTGGCTGCTTTTTGCCTCACGGGCACGGCGCAAGCTGCGCCTGCCCAAGCTGTCCCCTCGTTCACGCAGGAAGCGGAAGAACTGGCGCGCCTGCCGGGCGGCGGCTGGCTGACCCTGGACAAGCACGGTTTGCGCCTGTTCAACGCCAGCGGACAGGAGCAGGACCGTATCGCCGTGCGCGCCAAGCAGCTCGACACGCGCAGCGACGGCGGCAAGGTGCTGGCCGTCTTCCTGGACGCGGACACGCAGCGCCCGCTGCCCGTGTCCGTCGACGTGCAGGCCGGCAAGCTCAATCGCCTGGCACCGTTCCCCGTTCCCACGTTTTCCGTGGAAGCGTCGTGCCTCTACCGCGACGCCCAGCAACTCGATCACCTGTTCTTGATCGGCAAGGATGGGCAGGCGGAACAGTGGGTGATGCAGGGTGAACAGCGCAGCCTGGTACGCAAACTCGCCTTGCCGCCGCACGCCAAGCATTGCCGCGCCGACGACGGCGCCCAGCGCCTGCTGGTCAGCGAGTCGAACATGGGCGTGTGGGCGTATGACGCCGATTCGGAAGGCATGGGCAAGCGCGAAGTAGTGGCCCTGCGTAAGCCGTACGGCCAGCTGGACGGCGGCGCCGGCGCGCTGGCCGTGCTGCCTGGCGGCGTGGCCGTGCTCGACGGCAAGGCGGAAATGCTGCACCTGTACTCCCATCAGGGCAGTAAATGGACGGCACAGCCAGCCCAAGCCGTGGCCTTGAACGTGCGCAAGGGCGACAGCCAGCTGGCGCTCGACGGAAATTCCTTGATGTTGCGCGGCAAGAGCGGTTGGCAAGCGCGGCCATTGAAATGGGCCGGCAAGGCGGAAACGTCGTCTGCGGTGGCCATCATCGCCCCGCAAGCGCAGACGGCGCCGATGGCGCGCCAGGGCGACGCGGCCGACGATCCTGCCATCTGGCTGGCCAGCGATCCTGCAAATGTGCGCATCCTGGGCACCAACAAGAAACAGGGCTTATTGGTCTACGACCTGCAGGGCAAGCAGACACAGCTGCTGGAAGTGGGCCGTTTGAACAACGTCGACGTGCGGCAAAACATCCAGCTTGGCGGTGGCAAGGTCGACCTGGCCGTCGCCACCCAGCGCGACGACAACAGCATGATGCTGTTTACCATCGATGCCGCTGGCGTCGTGGCGGAAGCGGGCCGTTTTCCGACCGGCCTGAAAAGCATCTACGGCATGTGCTTGTACCAGCCGGCCAGCGGCGGCGTGCAAGCGTTCATCAACGACAAGGACGGCACTTTCCAGCAGTACAAGATCGACATGAGCGGCAAGCAGTTCAGCGCCACCCTGTTGCGCAGCTTCAAGGTCGCCACCCAACCGGAAGGCTGCGTGGCCGACGACGCCAACGCCCGCTTGTTCCTGGGCGAGGAAACGCGCGGTATCTGGACCACCTCGGCCGATGCCGCCAAGCCCGATGCCCTCGCCATGGTCTTGCCGGTCGGCCAGCACCTGACGGCGGACGTGGAAGGCATGGCCATCTACCGCCAGCCTGAAGCCAAGGCCAACACCGGCTACCTGATCGTCTCCAGCCAGGGCGACAGCAGCTATGTGGTGCTCGACGCCCAAGCCCCGTACAAGGTGCGCGGCCGCTTCAAGGTGGGCTTCAATTTGCCTGCCGGCATCGACGGCACGTCGGAAACGGATGGCCTGGACGTGACGTCCGCCAACCTGGGCGGCGCGTATGCGCAAGGCATGCTGGTGATACAGGACGGCTACAAGCGCCTGCCCGACGGACCGCAGAACTTCAAGTATGTGGCGTGGCGGGATGTGGCAAAGGCGTTGAAGCTGGACTGA
- a CDS encoding YeiH family protein, which produces MSSLSTTNTSNFSDRYGRLLPGLLLSGLIAWGAIQLGKLEWMQSHGMSALTLAIMLGIVLGNSVYGRLAPTCGAGVAFSKQTLLRLGIILYGFRLTFQDISQVGLAGIAIDALVLASTFGLAMFLGTRVFKLERNSAILIGAGSSICGAAAVMATEPVVKGRSEDVTVAVSTVVVFGTIAIFLYPLLYQLNLGWHVLGAAPTAFGVYIGSTVHEVAQVVAAGKSIGQEAANAAVIAKMVRVMMLAPFLVILSAVLARGKAQGGDSGHDKAAKLAIPWFAFIFIGVVAFNSLGLLPAGAVAAITDLDTTLLAMAMAALGLTTHMSAIRRAGIKPLLLAGLLFCWLIAGGAAINHVITSLFA; this is translated from the coding sequence ATGTCATCCCTCTCAACAACGAACACAAGCAATTTCAGCGACCGCTACGGCCGCCTTCTGCCGGGCCTGCTGCTGAGCGGCCTGATCGCCTGGGGCGCCATTCAACTGGGCAAGCTGGAATGGATGCAAAGCCACGGCATGAGCGCGCTGACCCTGGCCATCATGCTGGGCATCGTGCTGGGCAACAGCGTGTATGGCCGCCTGGCGCCCACTTGCGGCGCGGGCGTGGCCTTTTCCAAGCAAACTTTATTGCGACTCGGCATCATCCTGTACGGCTTCCGTTTGACCTTCCAGGATATCAGCCAGGTCGGTCTGGCCGGCATCGCCATTGACGCGCTGGTGCTCGCGTCCACGTTTGGCCTGGCCATGTTTCTCGGCACCAGGGTCTTCAAGCTGGAACGCAACAGCGCCATTCTGATCGGCGCGGGCAGTTCGATCTGCGGCGCGGCGGCCGTGATGGCGACGGAACCCGTCGTCAAGGGGCGCAGCGAAGACGTGACCGTCGCCGTCTCCACCGTTGTGGTGTTCGGCACCATCGCCATCTTTTTATATCCCTTGCTGTACCAGCTGAACCTGGGCTGGCACGTGCTGGGCGCCGCGCCCACGGCGTTTGGCGTGTACATCGGCTCGACCGTGCATGAAGTGGCGCAAGTGGTGGCGGCCGGCAAGTCGATCGGGCAGGAAGCGGCGAATGCGGCCGTGATCGCCAAGATGGTGCGCGTGATGATGCTGGCGCCGTTTCTCGTCATCCTGTCGGCCGTGCTGGCGCGCGGCAAGGCCCAAGGTGGCGACAGCGGCCACGACAAGGCGGCCAAGCTGGCCATCCCCTGGTTCGCCTTCATCTTTATCGGCGTCGTCGCCTTCAATTCGCTGGGCCTGCTGCCAGCGGGCGCCGTGGCCGCCATCACCGATCTCGATACGACCCTGCTGGCCATGGCCATGGCGGCCCTGGGTTTGACGACGCACATGTCGGCCATCCGCCGCGCCGGCATCAAGCCCCTGCTGCTGGCCGGCCTGCTGTTCTGCTGGCTGATCGCCGGTGGCGCCGCCATCAACCATGTGATCACCAGCCTGTTTGCCTGA
- a CDS encoding LysR family transcriptional regulator, producing MALTLRQLQIFLAVADTGSTSAAGEQIALSQSATSASLNELETLLGAQLFDRVGKRLLLNDNGRLLLPQARQMRDGAASIERQFAGADPSVPVSLQIGASTTIGIYLLPQILAQAAQQYGRSIPQVTIANTADIAAAVAEFRVDIGLIEGPCHEAGLLVEPWLTDQMLIVAAPTHPLAQLRHLLSFTELNQAGWLLREAGSGTREAVEQALVPYLHYLRAAGEFSNSEAIKYGAAAGLGIACLSRVVVADLLANGQLVELETMLPPLERNFYLIRQSKKILSPRLAGFLELCRHASRMAG from the coding sequence ATGGCGTTGACCTTGCGGCAGTTGCAGATTTTCCTGGCCGTGGCCGACACGGGCAGCACCAGCGCGGCCGGCGAGCAGATTGCGTTGTCGCAATCTGCCACCAGCGCGTCCCTGAACGAGCTGGAAACCTTGCTGGGCGCGCAATTGTTCGACCGGGTGGGCAAGCGATTGCTGCTCAACGACAATGGCCGCCTGCTGTTGCCGCAGGCGCGGCAGATGCGCGACGGCGCGGCCAGCATCGAGCGCCAGTTTGCGGGTGCCGACCCATCCGTGCCCGTCAGCCTGCAAATCGGCGCCAGCACCACCATCGGCATCTATTTGCTGCCGCAGATATTGGCGCAGGCGGCGCAGCAATACGGGCGCAGCATTCCGCAGGTGACCATCGCCAACACGGCCGACATCGCGGCCGCCGTGGCCGAGTTCCGTGTCGATATCGGCCTGATCGAAGGGCCGTGCCATGAAGCGGGCTTGCTGGTGGAACCGTGGTTGACGGACCAGATGCTGATCGTGGCTGCGCCCACGCATCCGCTGGCGCAGCTGCGCCATCTGCTCAGCTTTACGGAACTGAACCAGGCAGGCTGGCTGCTGCGCGAAGCGGGCTCGGGCACGCGCGAAGCCGTGGAGCAGGCGCTGGTGCCGTATCTGCACTACCTGCGCGCGGCGGGCGAGTTCAGCAATTCGGAAGCCATCAAATATGGCGCGGCGGCGGGGCTGGGCATCGCCTGCCTGTCGCGCGTCGTCGTGGCCGATCTGCTGGCCAACGGGCAACTGGTGGAGCTGGAAACCATGCTGCCGCCCCTGGAGCGCAACTTTTATCTGATCCGTCAATCGAAAAAGATATTGTCGCCGCGCCTGGCCGGTTTCCTGGAACTGTGCCGTCATGCATCGCGCATGGCGGGCTGA
- a CDS encoding CatA-like O-acetyltransferase has translation MKNFEKRRDRYDLFRAFDNPLVNINFQLDVPDFRPWCKERKIPVFHFFLFCLLNTVREIDNFMYRIHQGEVIRIDDFPASYTVINGDENLNYTRFAMTDQLDLFIARSLEAKRLAEASCALINTGEGETEREQRNNIFITCLPWLELAAIEHPVYRHRDADIPTFTWGKFGPAQDDGRMRVPFSAQAHHGFVDGYHVQKLAQALARRIAATIA, from the coding sequence ATGAAAAATTTTGAAAAGCGGCGCGACCGCTATGATTTGTTCCGCGCGTTTGACAATCCCCTCGTCAACATCAATTTCCAGCTCGACGTGCCGGATTTCCGGCCCTGGTGCAAGGAACGGAAAATTCCCGTATTCCACTTTTTCCTGTTTTGCCTGCTCAATACGGTCAGGGAGATCGACAACTTCATGTACCGCATCCACCAGGGCGAAGTGATACGGATCGACGATTTTCCCGCTTCCTACACCGTCATCAACGGCGATGAGAACCTCAACTACACGCGCTTCGCGATGACGGACCAGCTCGATCTCTTCATCGCGCGCAGCCTGGAAGCGAAACGCCTTGCCGAAGCGAGCTGCGCGCTGATCAACACGGGCGAGGGAGAGACCGAGCGCGAGCAGCGCAACAATATCTTCATCACCTGTTTGCCTTGGCTGGAACTGGCGGCCATCGAGCACCCTGTCTACCGCCACCGCGACGCCGACATCCCGACCTTTACCTGGGGCAAGTTTGGTCCCGCGCAGGACGATGGCCGCATGCGCGTGCCGTTTTCAGCGCAAGCCCATCACGGCTTTGTCGACGGCTACCATGTGCAGAAACTGGCGCAGGCCTTGGCGCGGCGCATCGCCGCCACCATTGCCTAG
- a CDS encoding GNAT family N-acetyltransferase: MPPSLRHFSSTDIVERLPELGALLRDCVHDGASIGFILPFDTAASQAFWTDNVLPAVTRGVRLLLVAEVDGRVAGAVQLDWDTNPNQAHRAEVRKLLVAPAFRRHGIARQLMQALEAQARLLPRSLLTLDTRSGDHAQALYLSLGYAVAGSIPGYALAPAGDRLDATTVMYKQLRQ, from the coding sequence ATGCCCCCATCACTACGCCATTTTTCATCCACCGACATAGTCGAACGCTTGCCGGAATTGGGCGCCTTGCTGCGCGACTGCGTGCACGACGGCGCCAGCATCGGTTTTATCTTGCCCTTCGACACGGCGGCCAGCCAGGCGTTCTGGACGGATAACGTGTTGCCGGCCGTCACGCGCGGCGTGCGTTTGCTGCTGGTGGCCGAAGTCGATGGCCGGGTGGCGGGCGCCGTGCAGCTGGACTGGGATACCAATCCCAACCAGGCGCACCGGGCCGAAGTGCGCAAGCTGCTGGTCGCGCCCGCATTCCGCCGGCACGGCATCGCCCGCCAGCTGATGCAGGCGTTGGAAGCACAGGCGCGCCTCTTGCCGCGCAGCCTGCTGACCCTGGACACGCGCAGCGGCGACCATGCGCAAGCGCTGTACTTGTCGCTCGGCTACGCGGTGGCGGGCAGTATCCCCGGCTATGCGCTGGCGCCCGCTGGCGACCGGCTGGACGCGACTACCGTCATGTACAAGCAACTGCGGCAATGA
- a CDS encoding DUF378 domain-containing protein, which translates to MANIQAGSDGAAKQEMSAKRLNVVDWISMILLIVGGLNWALVGLFDIDIVASILGAMTAASRGVYVLVGLAALYSIYLCLRKLPAKP; encoded by the coding sequence ATGGCGAATATCCAGGCAGGATCGGACGGTGCGGCAAAACAGGAAATGTCGGCAAAGCGCTTGAACGTGGTCGACTGGATCTCGATGATCCTCCTGATCGTGGGTGGCTTGAACTGGGCGCTGGTGGGGCTGTTCGATATCGACATCGTGGCCAGCATCCTCGGCGCCATGACGGCCGCTTCGCGCGGCGTGTACGTGCTGGTGGGGCTGGCGGCGCTGTATTCCATTTATTTGTGCCTGCGCAAGTTGCCGGCCAAGCCCTAG
- a CDS encoding c-type cytochrome: MTSTLLFRLLSPFAAAAVLLAPVAVAQAAAPAALTGNAEAGKAAFRKCASCHQVGPSARGGFGPKLSGVIGRKAGSTTDYKYSAAMKNANIVWTEQNLASFLKAPSDFIPGNNMRFWGIGNGQQVADLLAYLRTQ; encoded by the coding sequence ATGACATCGACACTTCTTTTTCGCCTGCTCTCCCCTTTCGCTGCCGCAGCCGTGCTGCTGGCGCCAGTCGCCGTCGCGCAAGCTGCCGCTCCTGCCGCCCTCACAGGCAATGCCGAAGCGGGCAAGGCCGCGTTTCGCAAGTGCGCCTCCTGCCACCAGGTGGGACCATCGGCACGCGGCGGCTTCGGCCCCAAGCTGTCGGGCGTGATCGGCCGCAAAGCCGGCTCGACCACCGACTACAAATATTCGGCGGCCATGAAAAACGCGAATATCGTCTGGACCGAGCAAAACCTGGCCAGCTTCCTGAAAGCGCCGAGCGACTTCATTCCCGGCAATAACATGCGTTTCTGGGGCATCGGCAATGGGCAGCAAGTAGCCGACCTGCTGGCCTATCTGCGCACGCAATAA
- a CDS encoding AraC family transcriptional regulator: protein MDDFYTEVPRPLIATARDYAAGAMFPSHSHARGQFAYAARGVISVHTPQGNWLVPPQRACWVPAQLAHGMRMHGAVTMHNVFIDMAAIAGTGLPPHCQVLDTPPLLRQLLAEAVTVDALYAEQSRAGRLMALLLDEIAAARPLSLSAPLPQEPRLARLCMEMLRQPSLDSNLDAMAAQAGMSRRTFTRQFRAQTGLGFAQWRQQACLLAAITRLAGGQAVTRVALDLGYASPSAFTAAFRRVLGQAPSDYLA from the coding sequence ATGGATGATTTTTACACGGAAGTGCCGCGCCCCCTGATCGCCACGGCGCGCGACTATGCGGCAGGCGCAATGTTTCCGAGCCACAGCCATGCGCGCGGGCAATTTGCGTATGCGGCGCGCGGCGTCATCAGCGTACACACGCCGCAAGGCAACTGGCTGGTGCCGCCGCAACGCGCCTGCTGGGTACCGGCCCAGCTCGCCCACGGCATGCGCATGCATGGCGCCGTGACCATGCACAACGTGTTTATCGACATGGCCGCCATCGCCGGGACCGGCTTGCCGCCCCACTGCCAGGTGCTGGACACACCACCGCTGCTGCGCCAGTTGCTGGCCGAGGCCGTGACCGTCGACGCCTTGTATGCGGAGCAATCTCGGGCAGGACGGCTGATGGCCTTGCTGCTTGACGAGATTGCCGCCGCCAGGCCCCTGTCCCTGAGCGCGCCCCTGCCGCAGGAACCGCGGCTGGCGCGGCTGTGCATGGAGATGCTGCGGCAACCGAGCCTGGACAGCAACCTCGATGCGATGGCGGCGCAGGCCGGCATGAGTCGGCGCACCTTTACGCGGCAATTTCGCGCCCAGACGGGGCTGGGCTTTGCCCAATGGCGCCAGCAAGCATGTCTGCTGGCGGCCATCACGCGCCTGGCCGGCGGGCAAGCCGTCACCCGCGTGGCGCTCGACCTCGGCTATGCCAGCCCCAGCGCCTTCACGGCCGCCTTCCGCCGCGTGCTGGGCCAGGCGCCCAGCGATTATCTAGCCTAG
- a CDS encoding helix-turn-helix domain-containing protein — MENSALTKNGTEQRLAARLKQLRVERGWSLDQLAGASQVSRATLSRLENGEVSPTTSVLGKLCAAYGLAMSRLLRMVEDDFPPLLRRAQQSVWTDPDTGFIRRSVSPPSRALAGEALECELDAGVAISYAASPRPGMEHHLLLQEGKLNVIVDGRSHDLLAGDCLRYQLHGPSAFMTPPDSGARYFLFLV, encoded by the coding sequence ATGGAAAATTCAGCACTCACAAAAAACGGTACGGAACAGCGGCTGGCCGCGCGTTTGAAACAGTTGCGCGTGGAGCGGGGATGGTCGCTGGACCAGCTGGCCGGCGCCAGCCAGGTCAGCCGCGCCACCCTGTCGCGCCTGGAAAACGGCGAAGTCAGCCCGACGACTAGCGTGCTGGGCAAGTTGTGCGCCGCGTACGGCCTGGCCATGTCGCGCCTGCTGCGCATGGTGGAAGACGATTTTCCGCCCCTGTTGCGGCGGGCACAGCAAAGCGTGTGGACGGACCCGGACACCGGTTTTATCCGCCGTTCCGTCTCGCCCCCGTCGCGCGCGCTGGCTGGCGAAGCGCTCGAATGCGAGCTCGATGCGGGCGTGGCGATCAGCTACGCGGCCTCGCCCCGGCCCGGCATGGAACACCATCTGTTGCTGCAGGAAGGCAAGCTGAACGTGATCGTCGATGGTCGCTCGCACGACTTGCTGGCCGGCGACTGCCTGCGCTACCAGCTGCACGGTCCCAGCGCATTCATGACGCCGCCAGACAGCGGCGCCCGCTATTTTCTCTTTCTTGTCTGA